CATTACACAGGTACgcacacctgtctgtctctccgcctgtctgtctctccgcctgtctgtctctccgcctgtctgtctctccacctgtctgtctccccgcctgtctgtctgcagcCACACAGAGACCTACATGCctgtgtgcatacacacataccgGCAGATCCAGAAGTATTGTTCcccccctccaaaaaaaaattcttattaaCAGAAGcacattcatatttaaaatgctGGTCTGTGATTGGTCAACAGGAGCAGGTAGAGGCGGGGCTTCCTCTGCAGATCTGCCTGTCCAGGTTTACACGCTGGGTTCAGACGCTGCAGCAGGAGAGAGGCGTAGTGTTCCTGAGagatcacacacagacacacacagctgtgtcgGGGAAACACTGCGCCTTCCTCACCTggtcaggtaacacacacactcacacacacacacacacactcacacacacactcaaagagTCACGCTGAGTGCTGTTGTTGCTTAaattcacgtgtgtgtgtgtgtgtgtgtgtgtgtgtgtgtgttaatacagattGGGATCtcggtgtgtgtttgcagtacGAGTGTAAACGCAAGCAGATCAGTAAACCTGAGGTTCTGAATAGCTGGATAGATCTTCGAGCTACATATAGggtaaacgcacacacacacacacacacacacacacacacacacacacatttacaaacccgtgctgtaaatgtgtgtctCACACCGATAATTAAACTTTCTTGTCCATTTCAGATGTTCTACCACCGTAAACCCAAAGGGCTTAACGGAGCTCTGCAGGACCTGGGCATCGAGTTCTCCGGGCGAGAACActccggtacacacacacacacacacacacacacttatgtgAATTTAAGCAACAAGAGAACTCAGTATGACTCAGTATGACAGTGTggctgtgtgactgtgtgtgtgtgtgtgtgtgtgtgtgtgtgtgtgaatctgtgtgactctgtgtgtgtgtgtgcgtaggtCTGGACGATGCCCGGAACACGGCCCGATTGGCCTGGCGCATGATCAGGGATGGCTGCATGATGAAAATAACGAAATCTGTGAGCAGGGTGAGTGGGTCTCCTTCAGGTCCTCTCCTGTCCCTCAGAGACCTGCACAGGTGACCTCGGAATTCCAGAATTCCGCAATCCAGGAATCATGATTCAACTTTCCATCTAAAATCctgattaaatttaatttgaggtcatgtctctctctctgtctctctgtctctctcaggcaCCGCTGAAGTCCGGAGCACCGGTGCgaggtgtgtgtgctgatggacGTGTGTGTAACGAGAGGAAAGAGAAGCGGCCGACACACACcggcgacacacacacagggttacACACCGTGACATCATCACGCacgagtgtgtgtcagagtctGGTACCTCTGCGCACCGTCCTGTCCTCTATCACCACCCCACTGCACACACTGTCCGTCACACACGCGTCACGCCCGGACACGTCCGTCACACACGCGTCACGCCCGGACACGTCCGTCACACACGCGTCACGCCCGGAGACGTCTGTCACACACGCGTCACGCTCGGACACGCCCGTCACACACGCGTCACGCCCGGACACGCCCGTCACACACGCGTCACGCCCGGACACGCCCGTCACACACGCGTCACGCCCGGACACGCCCGTCACACACGCGTCACGCCCGGACACGCCCGTCACACACGCGTCACGCCCGGAGACGCCCGTCACACACGCGTCACGCCCGGAGACGCCCGTCACACACGCGTCACGCCCGGACACGCTGGTGTCTGATTGGCCGGAGGAGTTTGTGTTGACCGAATTTGGGGAGTCCGGTTCCTATGACGACGTGGTATTAGAGGACATCTCTGGAAACATGCCCCAAGACTCCGCCTCTCCTATGTGTAAGacaaagccacgcccacttaaCCCCAACCCCCCTTGTTCCTTTAAAGACCCAATCAGATCTCTGAAAGGACTTGGCACAAGAACTCCCACAATCCCTTTCTCCATATACAATGACCAATCGCATcaatcctcctcctcctcttcttcttcagtgTTCCGTGTTCCTTCCTCCGTTCTATCATTAacactcaaccaatcagctcgGCCCTCTGTCTCTATCAACCAATCAGCTCGGCCCTCTGTCTCTATCAACCAATCAGCTCGGCCCTCTGTCTCTATCAACCAATCAGCTTGCTCCTCTATCCCTATAAACCAGTCAAagctctcctctgtctctgtcaacCAATCACTTGATTCCATttctctcaaccaatcagctctCTCCTATATTTCTGTGAACCAACCCGCTCACTCGTCTTTTTCTAGCAACCGAACCCGCCCTTCTTGCTCTGTTAACCAATCAtcactctcctcctcctctaaGCAGTTGCCCCTCCCACCTCCAAGGGGCAGGGCTAAGGACACATCCTCTTTCACCAACAAATCAgttctctcttccttctctctcaaCCAGTCAGCTGTTTCCTCTGTCTGCATCAACCAATCAGGTCTTTCTCTACTCTCTGCCAACCAATCAGCTTTCTCCACTTCCTCCTCTAAGCGGTTGCCCCTCCCACCTCTGAGGGGTGGGGTTAAGATCACATCTCCTCTGTGTGATTGTGGCCGGCGGTCGAGGAGGTTGACGGTGTGTAATGGTGGACCGAACCATGGCCGGGCCTTCTACACCTGTGCAGGTAGGAGGAGCTCAGGCCCCGCCCCTCGCTACTCCACCCATACAGGCTCCGCCTCTCGTAACAATGGGTGTGGCTTCTTTAAGTGGGAGTCGGCTCTGATTAAATCTTCAGCTGTGAGCGGAAACACTTCAGCGCTGAGCTTCAACCTGAGAACAGCAGCTTCCAGAAACTTTCGATAAAGTCCTGtttgtctcactctaaacctgtctcactgtctcactctaaacctgtctcactctaaacctgtctgtctcactgtctcactctaaacctgtctcactgtctcactgtctcactctaaacctgtctcactgtctcactgtctcactctaaacctgtctcactgtctcactctaaacctgtctgtctcactgtctcactctaaacctgtctcactctaaacctgtctcactgtctcactctaaacctgtctcactctaaacctgtctcactgtctcactctaaacctgtctcactgtctcactctaaacctgtctcactctaaacctgtctgtctcactgtctcactctaaacctgtctgtctcactgtctcactctaaacctgtctgcctcactctaaacctgtctcactatctcactctaaacctgtctcactctaaacctgtctgtcacactgtctcactctaaacctgtctcactctaaacctgtctcactctaaacctgtctcactatctcactctaaacctgtctcactctaaacctgtctgtctcactgtctcactctaaacctgtctcactgtctcactctaaacctgtctgtctcactctaaacctgtctcactctaaacctgtctcactgtctcactctaaacctgtctcactctaaacctgtctcactgtctcactctaaacctgtctgtctcactctaaacctgtctgtctcactgtctcactctaaacctgtctcactgtctcactctaaacctgtctcactctaaacctgtctgtctcactgtctcactctaaacctgtctgtctcactgtctcactctaaacctgtctcactctaaacctgtctcactgtgtcactctaaacctgtctcactctaaacctgtctcactgcgtcactctaaacctgtctcactctaaacctgtctgtctcactgtctcactctaaacctgtctcactctaaacctgtctcactctaaacctgtctgtctcaccctaaacctgtctcactctaaacctgtctgtctcactctaaacctgtctcactgtctcactttaaacttgtctgtctcactctaaacctgtctcactgtctcactttAAACTTGTCTCACcatctcactctaaacctgtcctACTCTAAacttgtctgtctcactgtctcattcTAAACCTGTCCCACTCTaaaactgtctgtctcactgtctcactctaaacctgtctcactctaaacctgtctcactctaaacctgtctcactctaaacctgtctgtctcactctctaaaactctcactcactctaaacctgtctctctctacctgtctcactgaatcaggtgttttctgtgtgtgaattGTGAGGAAATGTCACTACAGGCAgctttgtatgtgtgtaatataggAAATAATTTGTGGAATTTGTTGAATGtaaaattatgaatttattactgtttattttacattttttatatttatcatttgaAATGAGATGTTAATCTGTGAAGTCATCATTTTCTGCTATTATCACTTAAATGTAATTATCTAAAAATTACTCGTGAATACTTTTTTATAAATAGcaaattatatgcaaatattaaatTTAGTGTAAATTTCCTTaaaactgtttgtatttttagttGTGTATGAAGAATTAAAACCCAACATGTTTTATAATTCTTTTGTctttggattattattattttttatgaattaaaagccaacatgtttaatatatttcacGTTTAATTCACCTGTaattatgtttttgtgtttaatttgtaGATGATACTGGGTAAGTGTAAAATCAAATTCTTTTTCTTGTGGCTTCATCAAGTTGTTTCGCACAAGTAACAggaaataaaccaataaaatgtaaaatctctctctctctctctctctcatactctgGTAAATAATGTGATGACGTTTGAAAACATTTGAGGAACAAACAGTGTTTAATGTACAGTCcgaaaaaatgaattaatactgaaatgtttttcgATTAAGATGtttgttgcttttattttgtcTAGTGTCTAGTGTTTAGTTTGCCATCCTTTGTTTCGCAGAGCTTCTTGACAGCATTTGGGCCTGAAATCAACCAGTTTGTGTAACAGTTGTGGTGGAAGTTTCCTCCAAGTTTCAACCACCAAAACTTTCAGTTCATCCACACTACAGCATCAACAATCTCATTTCTTCTCCATTTAAGCCAGAGTTCAGGTCAGGACTATGAGAAGTGTTCTTTCAAAACGTGGCTGgtgctttggatcattatcctgctgaaaaatccacttCTGTCTTTTGAATCATTTCATCACTGATTTCTGAAGTTTGCATCCAGCGTACCTCATTATTTATGTGTATTGATGTTTATGTGTACTGACATTCACAATGAGTGGTTTTGATGACTATCACACTCCTGTCTGTGGAAGTAAAGGTAGAGGATGGGGTTTATTAAAAGTGCCAAAGTCTTTACAGTTCAGTGAGCCCAGTTTACAGAATGATGCAGAGAGTCTgcctcactctaaacctgtctcactctaaacctgtctcactgtctcactctaaacctgtctcactctaaacctgtctgcctcactctaaacctgtctcactctaaacctgtctgtctcacggtctcactctaaacctgtctgtctcactgtctcactctaaacctgtctcactctaaacctgtctgtctcacggtctcactctaaacctgtctgtctcactgtctcactctaaacctgtctcactctaaacctgtctgtctcacggtctcactctaaacctgtctgtctcactgtctcactctaaacctgtctcactctaaacctgtctgtcacactgtctcactctaaacctgtctcactctaaacctgtctgtctcactctaaacctgtctcactctaaacctgtctgtcacactgtctcactctaaacctgtctgtctcactctaaaacTGTAGAGGATGGGGTTTATTAAAAGTGCCAAAGTCTTTACAGTTCAGTGAGCCCAGTTTACAGAATGATGCAGAGAGTGATGCTCCCAATTCAGATCCATTAGTTTGTGAGGGCCCACCTACTAGTCATGAATCGGATGCTTCAGTAGAGCAACAGGGTGTGTTTTCGTCTACCCCATTTCCTAACACACAGCCCCCAGATGTAGTCACAGCAATGTCTGACATAATCAGTCAAGTCAGTCAGCAAATTGCTGATAGCATAGTCACTAGACTGAATCAAACACATTCAGTAGACACACAGTCAGTGAGTGATTCCTCAAAAAATGTGACGACAGACGGTACAGCTTTACAAGTGCTGGACTTAATACAAAGCCAGTTGTCGTTTTCCAGAAATGTGAAAGAACCTCCTAGCTTCAGAGGTGAAGTTTCTGACACTGTTGACTTAGATGAGTGGATAGATATCGTGAGAGACTACATTAAACAGAATAATCTAAGAAAAGAGCAACAAGCGGAGGAAATTATGGTCCATCTACGAGGCAAAGCAAGAGATGTGGTCAAGTTCGGTATAAGGAACAGTGACATTGACATTGAGCATAACCCTGATGCAATTTTTAGTATTCTCAGGAAACATTTTGAAGCTGCTCCCTGCTATCCTCTCCCACTGGCCGATTTCTATACCACCTTACCCAGACCAGACGAGGATGCTTATGAGTACTGGCTCAGGTTAAACCGTGCAGTTGACGTCGCTGCTGAGCGCTTGAAAGAACAGGGTAAAGTGCTGGATTGTCCAGGGACAGAGGTAACTCACATGTTCATCAGACACTGCCCTTGTAAAGAGCTCGCCATCACTTTTCGATCTAAAACAATTGATGCATGGTCTGTGCGGGACGTGCACAATATTTTGAATGAATATCACTCGGAGACCAGTCTTGTTTCTGCAGCAAGAAATGCAGCACCCACTAAAATTCCTGTGAACAGAACTGAAGTGGAACTGTCAACAGCAGCACTTCCATCTACCTCCAATGTTCAGCAGTCCAAGTCTGTGGAAGTTTCTGCATTAGAACGAGTCATGAACCTGTTGGAAAAAGTCCTGTTAAAGGAATCCACCAGCAAAGAGCCAAGTCGACGCTCAAAACCCAATGTAAGTCTACCTCGAATAAAAGGCCTCAATGACCTGCCATGCACTGTCTGTGCGAGCCCTGATCATTCCGGCTTCACGCATTGTCGTGACAAAAAGTTGTGTTTCCAGTGTAACTCTCCTGACCACTCCCGCTTTGTTTGTCCTGAGAGAGTGAAATCTCCGTCTTCTCATGGGCTGGGAAACTAGAAGACCTACACTCAGGGGAGGACGGTGTAGATCTTAAGAATATTCCTCCCAACCAGTGCTGTATGAGTGACCCTACCTCAGTTTATAGTCTTTCTAATTATGTTGAGCCTGCAGGGAAAACTGTCATTTTTCAGAACACGCACAGAGTACAGAGGATTGATAGCCTGTTTTACGCATCAGCAACAGTATGGAGTGACCTTCAACTGAAAGCTATGGTTGACAGTGGCTCCATGGCATGCACGTTAAGTGAAGCTACTGAACGTCGCTTGTTGCAGCACAAGCCCGATTTACTAAAGCTCCCTGCCAATGATGTCGTCATAATCGGTTGAACTCACAGTTTATGCCTGTAAGAAGGTTGTTCCAGTTTTAGTCGTTCCAGGCCAAACTGATGATTTAATTCTGGGTAGCAACGCTATCAAATGGCTGATTCAAAGAATGAAAGGAACGGACGGATACTGGAGACTTGTGTCCAGCTCAGCCAATTCTGATGATGTTGAATGTCACCAATTTCTGTCTCTGCTTTCGAATGTGGAACGATGGAAGGGAGGAGACATGCCTGACAAGGTGGGCACGGCTAAGCTGAAGGAGAAAATAGCTCTAGAACCGAACCATGAACATCTCGCTTGGGCTCAGCTTCCTGGATCaaaagctgtttctgtagggAGCACAGTTATTGTTGAGCCAACTCTCTGTAAATGCCGTCCAAGGAATGTGATCATAGGGAGAGTCATCACGCCTATGTGGGGCAGTAGATGGGTGCCATTCAAAATAATGAACCCTACAGACAAAGTAATCGTTCTtaagaaaaacactaaaatcaTGGATGTTTTCATTTGTATAGCTGTTGAGGAGTTGTCTACATCTGAGTCCCTGAAGAGTAATGTTCAGTGCGCTGAGAGTCCTGTGAGCCATGTGTGTTCTAGTGATGAGAGAGCAAATGTGCTGTATAAGTTAGGACTGCAAGACCTGAATCTGGAGGCTTGCGAAGTGTCAGATGATTGGAAGGACAGACCTTTGGATCTCATTGAGAAGTATGAGTCAATGTTTTCCCATGGAAAAATGGACTGTGGAGAAGCCACTGACTTTGTCCACAAAATCCACCTGGTGGACGAGAAGCCATTTCGACTCCCTTATTGCCGTGTGGCTCCCTGCCACTAGGATAAGCTGCGTACTGTCTTAAATGAAATGGAACTGAAGGGCATTATTAGGAAGTCTCAGTGTGAATATGCATCTCCGCTAGTTTTGGTGTGGAAAAAGAATGGTGACCTCTGCATTTGTACAGATTTTAGATGGCTGAATGCAAAGACAGTAAAAGATgcccacccactcccacaccAATCAGATGCACTCGCAGCCCTGGGAggcaatgttttcttttctaccATGGACTTGACTTCTGGCTTTTATAATGTTCCCTTGTTTGAAGAGCATAAAAAGTACACTgctttttcctctcctttcGGTTTACACGAATATAATCGTTTACCTCGGGGTTTGACCAACAGTCCAGCAACCTTTATGAGGATGATGATGTCCATTTTTGGTGATGAAAATTTCACTAGTCTTCTCTGCTACTTGGACGACTTGATGGATTTTGCTCCAAGTGAGCAGTTCTGTCTGTCAGCTCCTAGTCCTGTTAGTAGAATCAAATATGTGTTATTTGTGACGATAAATCGAGGAGTGTGTGTATTGGCCTGCTTGTAAGCACTGAAactctgtttatttcatttaagaCTGTCATGCATCATCAATGATCTGCAATCTAATCGACATATGGTCCTGTTTATCCCAggtatgtgttttattcagtttttgttGTGTTCTGTGTGTAAATCTTTAGCCGCTAGCATGAGCACACGTGCTGCACACTCGCACGTGCTGAACTATGTGTTGCGTCATTCGAGAGTTGCGTTTtccctttctgtttttcttttatactaaaatatgtaaaatattggTCACTTGAGTTTATAGTTTCAATACATTAATGTGATTTAATGAGAATTGTGAAGAAAAGATACTGCTTTATATTTTTGTGAGATTTTTGTCCACTATATGTTCACGATCATTTTAAGGAAACGTAATCGGCAGCAGTTTGACGATGACTCGCTGCTGACTGTCATGCATCATCAATGATCTGCAATCTAATCAACATATGGTCCTGTTTATCCCAAGACAATAAAAAGAAGCCTTGAGTGACCATCCACCCGACTCGCAGTGTTCATCATTCCACCAATCACCAACACAGTCACAAATagatcatatattatatattatatattatatattatattcaaatAGAtcgattttattttatgtggcCAGCTGCAGCATTATGACAGCTGACAGATCATTGCATTATTCTGTACAAGTTAGCACACTGGCTAGTATCTAGACAGGCTAATAAGCATGCTATTTCACTATTTACTCTATTTAGCTTGGTGGCTAGTCAATGCACCTgctaatggcaaaaaaaaaataaaataataataataataagtagcaTGGTGGAATCTTTTCTGCTGCAGAAGTTGGGTgtgtttcaaattaaaaatgaactaCACTATACACTCCTCCCCTTGCTCCTTGTTCTGTAAATGCTGTAAGTGAACACAAGGGGAAGTGAGATAACAGAATAACAGTTTTGGACAACAGAATGAACTTTATATTCCATTTGTAAAGAGGGTATagtgaatttaaaaagaaaaatcgcCTTTGATCGAACCTTTATTATGAACAGaaaaattacagtatttattgtACATCATTACTGAAAAAGCTTATCAAATAAATCCAGTTTCATTCAGAAGAAATGgaagataaaatatataaagtagtTTTTTAATCAACATGCTACATTCAGTCTAAACCAAACTCCCCAAACCACAGCAGCTACATCTGAAACAGCAACAGGAAATTAACACGTAGAACATTAGCATCTATTCATAAACCATTCACATCTtcataaacagagagagagagagagagagagagagagaacaggtaGTTAGTTCAGTATTAGAATAAAATGGTTAGAACTCTAGAATCTGTGGCTGTCTCTTGGAGGAGAACCGTTAAAGCTCCTGTACAGAACCATACAATAGAAGAGTTTCCCTTTCAGACAGAATTCCAAATAAAACACCTACAGAATCAGAGAACCCCTAAGTACCCAAAGAaccatctgtgtgtctgtgtgtatgagtgtgtgtgtgtgtgtgtgtgtgtgtgtgtgtgtgtgtgtcatggagAACATTTGATGTGACACAGAGCTCTGTAGTGAGACTGACAGTTCTTATCTCTCCATGTGTAGTTTGTCTGTGGAACGACGGCGCCGCAGTGCTCAGAGAGCTGATGCTCGGGCTGTTTCCCTTCATCCCAGTTGGCGTACGGAAACACAGCCTTCCCATCGGCCCAAATCCAG
This Pangasianodon hypophthalmus isolate fPanHyp1 chromosome 26, fPanHyp1.pri, whole genome shotgun sequence DNA region includes the following protein-coding sequences:
- the eri2 gene encoding ERI1 exoribonuclease 2 gives rise to the protein CFSGRELGLIRKRTLSSSSHAHTLSASNQLFSYLIIIDFESTCWREKTNHGQEIIEFPAVLMNTHTGQIESEFHSYVQPQEHPVLSSFCTELTGITQEQVEAGLPLQICLSRFTRWVQTLQQERGVVFLRDHTQTHTAVSGKHCAFLTWSDWDLGVCLQYECKRKQISKPEVLNSWIDLRATYRMFYHRKPKGLNGALQDLGIEFSGREHSGLDDARNTARLAWRMIRDGCMMKITKSVSRAPLKSGAPVRGVCADGRVCNERKEKRPTHTGDTHTGLHTVTSSRTSVCQSLVPLRTVLSSITTPLHTLSVTHASRPDTSVTHASRPDTSVTHASRPETSVTHASRSDTPVTHASRPDTPVTHASRPDTPVTHASRPDTPVTHASRPDTPVTHASRPETPVTHASRPETPVTHASRPDTLVSDWPEEFVLTEFGESGSYDDVVLEDISGNMPQDSASPMCKTKPRPLNPNPPCSFKDPIRSLKGLGTRTPTIPFSIYNDQSHQSSSSSSSSVFRVPSSVLSLTLNQSARPSVSINQSARPSVSINQSARPSVSINQSACSSIPINQSKLSSVSVNQSLDSISLNQSALSYISVNQPAHSSFSSNRTRPSCSVNQSSLSSSSKQLPLPPPRGRAKDTSSFTNKSVLSSFSLNQSAVSSVCINQSGLSLLSANQSAFSTSSSKRLPLPPLRGGVKITSPLCDCGRRSRRLTVCNGGPNHGRAFYTCAGRRSSGPAPRYSTHTGSASRNNGCGFFKWESALIKSSAVSGNTSALSFNLRTAASRNFR